A single Methylobacterium sp. 17Sr1-1 DNA region contains:
- a CDS encoding OpgC domain-containing protein, translating to MREPNAVDFWRGIALITIFINHIPGNVFQNYTYSQYGISDAAELFVFLAGWSIGIATRGRDGVPEPALRTVLRLISRMVEVYRAQLVITAIALAMLAGAALYLDNPLLVEWHNAGPIFSDPIQATVGWVTLLHQLGFFNILPLYVVLLGLAPAFVLLSRVHLGLAVGISALLYAVSLVFEINIPSWPVEGHWFFNPLCWQLLLVLGFAAHEWRRSSERFLAWRRKLMPLGIVIVIVGAVLSWFNLRPDPLAVPEPRLLFIFDKSYLSPARLVHFLGVLLAFQAVFGLVQPRARWLTRQLAGLGRNSLAVFSVGSVASLGAQLIRFWSGGGFATDIFVVGCGLASLSFTAWFVEWRSRSPRPSSAA from the coding sequence ATGCGTGAACCGAATGCGGTCGACTTCTGGCGCGGCATCGCCCTGATCACGATCTTCATCAACCACATCCCGGGCAACGTCTTCCAGAACTACACCTATTCCCAGTACGGGATCTCTGACGCGGCCGAGCTGTTCGTGTTCCTGGCCGGCTGGTCGATCGGCATCGCCACCCGCGGGCGCGACGGGGTGCCGGAGCCGGCCCTGCGCACGGTGCTGCGGCTGATCTCGCGCATGGTCGAGGTGTACCGGGCGCAGCTCGTCATCACCGCCATCGCGCTGGCGATGCTGGCGGGCGCGGCCCTCTACCTCGACAATCCGCTGCTGGTGGAGTGGCACAATGCCGGGCCGATCTTCAGCGACCCGATCCAGGCCACCGTCGGCTGGGTGACGCTGCTGCACCAGCTCGGCTTCTTCAACATCCTGCCGCTCTACGTCGTGCTGCTCGGCCTGGCGCCGGCCTTCGTGCTGCTGTCGCGGGTGCATCTCGGCCTCGCGGTCGGGATCTCGGCCCTGCTCTACGCGGTGAGCCTGGTCTTCGAGATCAACATCCCGAGCTGGCCGGTGGAGGGGCATTGGTTCTTCAACCCGCTGTGCTGGCAGCTGCTGCTGGTGCTGGGCTTCGCAGCGCACGAGTGGCGGCGCAGCTCGGAGCGGTTCCTGGCGTGGCGCCGCAAGCTGATGCCGCTCGGGATCGTCATCGTGATCGTCGGCGCGGTCCTGTCCTGGTTCAACCTGCGGCCCGACCCCCTGGCGGTGCCGGAGCCGCGGCTGCTCTTCATCTTCGACAAGTCCTACCTGTCGCCGGCGCGCCTCGTGCACTTCCTCGGCGTGCTCCTCGCCTTCCAGGCGGTGTTCGGCCTCGTTCAGCCGCGGGCGCGCTGGCTCACCCGCCAGCTCGCCGGCCTCGGGCGCAATTCGCTCGCGGTGTTCTCGGTCGGCTCGGTCGCCAGCCTCGGTGCACAGCTGATTCGTTTCTGGAGCGGGGGAGGTTTCGCGACGGACATATTCGTCGTAGGATGCGGGCTGGCCTCACTCTCGTTCACGGCATGGTTCGTCGAATGGCGCTCTCGCTCTCCCCGTCCCTCCTCGGCGGCGTGA
- a CDS encoding SGNH/GDSL hydrolase family protein has product MALSLSPSLLGGVSLALVSCLGFAVQAQSTTPQPAPVQPGQVQPAQPAHAEIPALQATAPGLDAPDPSLSPECRVPGSKLYTLAKLKAVKKALVEHRAVQVLTIGSNSGGIGTAATYPVRLEDALTRSLPDIEVTVESRGVSGEIAFGAAERLRNQVAEIEPDLVVWQVGGNDALARVDIEDFSQSLAETVAWIKSHGIDVVLVDPQYTASLAKDDYYRQFVQAIQKVAERAQVPLVQRYEAMRYLATRAISALKGESRGDTAQSGAGFRLADLGYRCMAEHVTRAITVSLLQPDVAPAKAAAPVPAN; this is encoded by the coding sequence ATGGCGCTCTCGCTCTCCCCGTCCCTCCTCGGCGGCGTGAGCCTCGCCTTGGTCTCGTGCCTCGGCTTCGCCGTGCAGGCGCAGTCGACGACGCCCCAACCCGCGCCGGTGCAACCCGGACAGGTTCAACCGGCCCAGCCGGCGCATGCCGAGATCCCGGCGCTCCAGGCCACCGCGCCGGGGCTGGACGCGCCCGATCCCAGCCTCTCGCCCGAGTGCCGGGTGCCGGGCTCCAAGCTCTACACCCTGGCCAAGCTCAAGGCGGTGAAGAAGGCGCTGGTCGAGCACCGTGCGGTCCAGGTCCTGACCATCGGCTCCAATTCCGGGGGCATCGGCACCGCCGCGACCTACCCGGTTCGCCTGGAGGACGCGCTCACCCGCTCGCTGCCCGACATCGAGGTGACGGTGGAGAGCCGCGGCGTGTCGGGCGAGATCGCCTTCGGGGCGGCCGAGCGCCTGCGCAACCAGGTGGCGGAGATCGAGCCCGACCTCGTGGTCTGGCAGGTCGGCGGCAACGACGCGCTCGCCCGCGTCGACATCGAGGATTTCTCGCAGTCGCTGGCCGAGACCGTGGCCTGGATCAAGTCGCACGGGATCGACGTGGTCCTGGTCGATCCGCAATACACCGCGAGCCTCGCCAAGGACGATTACTACCGCCAGTTCGTCCAGGCGATCCAGAAAGTCGCCGAGCGCGCGCAGGTGCCCCTGGTCCAGCGCTACGAGGCGATGCGCTACCTCGCCACGCGGGCGATCAGCGCGCTGAAAGGCGAATCGCGGGGCGACACGGCGCAGTCCGGCGCCGGCTTCCGCCTGGCCGATCTCGGCTATCGCTGCATGGCCGAGCACGTCACCCGGGCGATCACCGTCTCGCTGCTCCAGCCGGACGTGGCGCCCGCAAAGGCGGCGGCGCCAGTGCCGGCGAATTGA
- a CDS encoding TAXI family TRAP transporter solute-binding subunit — translation MLKPWLIAASCIALLTAIPAPRAAEPLRLVLATATPGGGFPAYGEALAAALREVDPDLTLELRASKGSTENLVLLRDRHVDLGLVQGEYAYEALEGQGAPAVTVVAPVYAAPGLFVVPAGSPVTRIDDLRGQMVALGTKSSGLTAMGRTVLRGSGIDPEHDIRPILLEHAGDGPAMVRDGRAAALFGGGTGWPGFRTMAEAPGGARFLGPSAAAIPAILAASPSLRRITVAPGTFPGQNAAIETVGSWSFVLGRPGLDPAAVTRLVAAIDKAKPALARLLPHERPSDPRDLKDAVPAAWLHPATAAFLRGE, via the coding sequence ATGCTGAAACCCTGGCTGATCGCCGCCTCCTGCATCGCCCTCCTCACCGCGATCCCCGCCCCCCGCGCCGCCGAACCCCTACGCCTCGTCCTCGCCACCGCGACGCCCGGCGGCGGGTTTCCGGCCTATGGCGAGGCGCTGGCGGCGGCGCTCCGGGAGGTGGATCCGGATCTCACCTTGGAGTTGCGCGCCAGCAAGGGCTCGACCGAGAATCTAGTCCTCCTGCGCGATCGCCACGTCGATCTCGGCCTCGTCCAGGGCGAGTACGCCTACGAGGCGCTCGAAGGCCAGGGCGCACCGGCGGTGACGGTGGTCGCGCCGGTCTACGCCGCACCCGGCCTGTTCGTGGTGCCGGCGGGGAGCCCGGTGACGCGCATCGACGACCTGCGCGGGCAAATGGTGGCCCTCGGCACGAAGAGCTCCGGGCTCACCGCCATGGGCCGAACCGTGCTGCGCGGCTCCGGCATCGACCCCGAGCACGACATCCGCCCGATCCTCCTTGAGCACGCCGGCGACGGCCCGGCGATGGTGCGCGACGGACGGGCCGCGGCCCTGTTCGGCGGCGGCACCGGCTGGCCGGGCTTCCGGACCATGGCCGAAGCGCCGGGCGGCGCCCGCTTCCTCGGCCCCTCGGCGGCGGCGATCCCGGCGATCCTGGCGGCGAGCCCGTCCCTGCGGCGCATCACCGTCGCGCCCGGCACCTTCCCGGGCCAGAACGCGGCGATCGAGACGGTGGGGTCGTGGAGCTTCGTTCTCGGCCGGCCCGGCCTCGACCCGGCCGCGGTGACCCGCCTCGTCGCGGCGATCGACAAGGCGAAGCCGGCCCTCGCCCGGCTCTTGCCGCACGAGCGGCCGAGCGACCCGCGCGACTTGAAGGACGCCGTCCCGGCGGCGTGGCTGCACCCCGCGACGGCGGCCTTCCTGCGCGGGGAGTAG
- a CDS encoding TonB-dependent siderophore receptor codes for MATALALGAAAPEARAEETIALDEVVVEGPRPPVPGPSLPVLPTTAAGTIGLVGPTPGFRADRAVSSTKTDTPQRDVPQVVTVAPREVITDLAATRAEQVLAYTPGIVQQNNFGGLSPLGYAVRGVATAEIYKNGFPLARGFPPQQDTQNIERIEVLKGPGGGLFGRSDPGGLVNIITKQPTRERFVEMGGLWGSFEQARGTVDAGGSLDEEGTLLYRFNLAAGRQSSFRDFVDGDRLLVAPVVSWQVTPDTRVTVETEFLRNRAVFDRGIVAINGQLGALPISRFLGEPGQSIHQSSDTMQVRVDHRFDADWQMRLATYFNTGALTGEAVEVRGIAADNRTVLRDRNLRNYRWDVAIGQAELVGRFDTAGIGHTLLLGVERESTDARYQQVRSRFRQTPYSLDIDAPVYGRPLPPFAFQTNGFEQVTNTAFYAQDQISLTPEWKALVGARFDVFEQSFRERTTGLQTDQTHFAASPRAGLVYQPLQALSFYANVGTSFRPNTGPDAFAAARSAPFAPESGLGYEVGTKLDLFGGALSLTGAAFRVERQNVLTADPNNSGFSLAAGGVRSQGFELTASGQITPEIKVLAGYVFADAVITKDNVLPVGAPLINVPRHSGSLLAVHEVQAGPWKGFGLGGGVRAVGERAGDANASFRLPGYIAVDALAYYRWENVRFGLNVENVFDTTYYESSLSALRVYPGAPRRFTGTLSVRF; via the coding sequence CTGGCGACCGCGCTCGCTCTCGGCGCCGCGGCGCCCGAGGCCCGGGCCGAGGAGACCATCGCCCTCGACGAGGTCGTGGTGGAGGGCCCGCGCCCGCCCGTGCCGGGCCCGAGCCTGCCGGTGCTGCCGACCACCGCCGCCGGCACGATCGGCCTCGTCGGCCCGACCCCGGGCTTTCGCGCCGACCGCGCCGTCAGCAGCACGAAGACGGACACGCCCCAGCGCGACGTGCCGCAGGTCGTCACCGTCGCCCCCCGCGAGGTCATCACCGATCTGGCGGCGACGCGGGCCGAGCAGGTCCTCGCCTACACGCCGGGCATCGTGCAGCAGAACAATTTCGGCGGGCTCTCGCCCCTCGGCTACGCCGTGCGCGGCGTCGCCACGGCCGAGATCTACAAGAACGGATTTCCCCTCGCCCGCGGGTTCCCGCCCCAGCAGGACACCCAGAACATCGAGCGGATCGAGGTGCTGAAGGGCCCCGGCGGCGGCCTGTTCGGCCGCAGCGACCCGGGCGGCCTCGTCAACATCATCACCAAGCAGCCGACGAGGGAGCGCTTCGTCGAGATGGGCGGGCTCTGGGGCTCGTTCGAACAGGCCCGCGGCACGGTCGATGCCGGAGGCAGCCTCGACGAGGAGGGCACGCTCCTCTACCGCTTCAACCTCGCCGCTGGACGCCAGAGCAGCTTCCGGGATTTCGTCGACGGCGACCGGCTCCTCGTCGCCCCGGTGGTGAGCTGGCAGGTCACGCCCGATACGCGGGTGACGGTCGAGACCGAATTTCTGCGCAACCGCGCGGTGTTCGACCGCGGCATCGTGGCGATCAACGGGCAGCTCGGCGCATTGCCGATCTCCCGCTTCCTCGGCGAGCCGGGCCAGAGCATCCATCAATCCAGCGACACGATGCAGGTGCGGGTCGACCACCGCTTCGATGCCGACTGGCAGATGCGGCTCGCGACCTACTTCAACACCGGCGCGCTGACCGGCGAGGCGGTGGAGGTGAGGGGGATCGCCGCCGACAACCGCACCGTCCTGCGCGACCGCAACCTGCGCAATTACCGCTGGGACGTGGCGATCGGCCAGGCCGAGCTGGTCGGACGCTTCGACACCGCCGGGATCGGCCACACCCTGCTCCTCGGTGTCGAGCGCGAGAGCACCGATGCCCGCTACCAGCAGGTCCGCTCGCGCTTCCGCCAGACGCCCTATTCCCTCGACATTGATGCCCCGGTCTACGGCCGGCCGCTGCCGCCCTTCGCCTTCCAGACCAACGGATTCGAGCAGGTCACCAACACGGCTTTCTACGCCCAGGACCAGATCAGCTTGACCCCGGAATGGAAGGCGCTCGTCGGCGCGCGTTTCGACGTCTTCGAGCAGTCGTTCCGGGAGCGGACCACCGGGCTCCAGACCGACCAGACCCATTTCGCCGCCTCGCCCCGGGCCGGGCTCGTCTACCAGCCGCTACAGGCGCTCTCCTTCTACGCCAATGTCGGCACCAGCTTCCGGCCGAATACCGGGCCCGACGCGTTCGCGGCGGCACGGAGTGCTCCCTTCGCGCCGGAGAGCGGCCTCGGCTACGAGGTCGGCACCAAGCTCGACCTGTTCGGAGGCGCCTTGAGCCTCACCGGCGCCGCCTTCCGGGTCGAGCGACAGAACGTGCTGACCGCCGATCCCAACAATTCCGGCTTCTCCCTCGCCGCCGGCGGCGTCCGCAGCCAGGGCTTCGAGCTCACCGCGTCCGGCCAGATCACGCCGGAGATCAAGGTCCTGGCCGGCTACGTCTTCGCCGACGCGGTGATCACCAAGGACAATGTGCTGCCGGTCGGCGCGCCCTTGATCAACGTGCCGCGCCATTCGGGCAGCCTGCTCGCGGTCCACGAGGTGCAGGCGGGCCCGTGGAAGGGTTTCGGCCTCGGCGGCGGCGTGCGCGCCGTCGGCGAGCGGGCGGGCGACGCCAATGCCAGCTTCCGGCTGCCGGGCTACATCGCGGTCGATGCCCTCGCTTATTACCGCTGGGAGAATGTCCGGTTCGGCCTGAACGTCGAGAACGTGTTCGACACCACGTATTACGAAAGCTCGCTCAGCGCGCTCCGGGTCTATCCGGGAGCGCCGCGCCGGTTCACCGGAACCCTGTCGGTGCGGTTCTGA
- a CDS encoding heparan-alpha-glucosaminide N-acetyltransferase domain-containing protein: MTSASTSTPTTAPRIGAIDALRGLVMLLMLVDHVRETVFLHAQLRDPMDLAVTAPDLVATRLTSHLCAPVFLLLTGLSACLYAGKHGTGAASRFLLTRGLFLIGLEVTLVNLAWTGRLLPPVLYLQVIWAIGLSMVALAGLLRLPRPALAAVALVIMLGHNLLDGIVLAPGQAGYVPWSILHQRGLIDLPWGVARTSYPVLPWIGVAAAGYALGPWFALDPDARRRRLLALGAAALAGFLVLRGLDGYGEPVPWQAGPTIGATVLSFLNLTKYPPSACFLLLTLGLGLWLLALFEALPAARLAWLRVFGGTPLFFYVVHLWLLRGLHHLALALGFAGMSGRVEAGSPAQLWLIAALLSLPLYGACRWMVGLKRRGRHPVLSYL; this comes from the coding sequence ATGACGTCAGCGTCCACATCTACGCCCACGACCGCCCCGCGCATCGGCGCGATCGACGCCCTGCGCGGCCTCGTCATGCTGCTGATGCTGGTCGACCACGTGCGGGAGACCGTCTTCCTGCACGCCCAGCTCCGCGATCCGATGGACCTCGCGGTCACTGCCCCCGACCTGGTGGCGACGCGGCTGACCTCGCATCTCTGCGCACCGGTCTTCCTGCTGCTCACCGGCCTCTCGGCCTGCCTCTACGCGGGCAAGCACGGCACGGGCGCGGCCTCGCGCTTCCTGCTCACCCGCGGCCTGTTCCTGATCGGGCTCGAGGTCACGCTCGTGAACCTCGCCTGGACGGGCCGGCTCCTGCCGCCGGTCCTCTACCTGCAGGTGATCTGGGCCATCGGCCTCAGCATGGTCGCGCTCGCGGGCCTGCTGCGGCTGCCGCGCCCCGCCCTGGCGGCGGTCGCCCTCGTCATCATGCTCGGCCACAACCTCCTCGACGGGATCGTGCTGGCGCCGGGCCAGGCCGGCTACGTGCCGTGGTCGATCCTGCACCAGCGCGGCCTCATCGACCTGCCCTGGGGGGTGGCCCGCACCTCCTATCCGGTACTGCCCTGGATCGGCGTCGCGGCGGCGGGCTACGCCCTCGGACCGTGGTTCGCCCTCGATCCCGATGCCCGGCGGCGCCGGCTCCTCGCCCTCGGGGCGGCGGCGCTCGCCGGGTTCCTGGTGCTGCGGGGGCTCGACGGCTACGGCGAGCCGGTGCCCTGGCAGGCCGGCCCGACGATCGGGGCGACGGTCCTGTCCTTCCTCAATCTCACCAAGTACCCGCCCTCCGCCTGCTTCCTGCTGCTCACTCTGGGCCTCGGGCTCTGGCTCCTCGCCCTGTTCGAGGCGCTGCCGGCCGCGCGCCTTGCCTGGCTGCGGGTGTTCGGGGGGACGCCCTTGTTCTTCTACGTCGTCCATCTCTGGCTGTTGCGCGGGCTTCATCATCTCGCGCTGGCCCTCGGCTTCGCCGGCATGTCAGGGAGGGTCGAGGCCGGGTCGCCGGCGCAGCTCTGGCTGATCGCGGCGCTCCTCAGCCTGCCGCTCTACGGGGCGTGCCGCTGGATGGTGGGGCTGAAGCGGCGGGGGCGGCATCCGGTGCTGAGCTATCTGTAG
- a CDS encoding DUF6481 family protein, with product MAKFKEASKFKEASLGDRLGSAAAARNGALARFQARPTEDDPAFAARRAVRQAITAARTVRLAEREAERTALEAARVAREAEAQAAEARQRETEAAEEAERAAEAVRTNAALQADQKAARDARYAARKARRRG from the coding sequence ATGGCCAAGTTCAAGGAAGCGTCCAAGTTCAAGGAAGCGTCGCTGGGCGACCGGCTGGGCTCGGCCGCGGCGGCCCGGAACGGCGCGCTCGCCCGGTTCCAGGCGCGGCCCACCGAGGACGACCCGGCCTTCGCGGCGCGGCGCGCAGTACGCCAGGCGATCACCGCGGCACGGACCGTCCGACTGGCCGAGCGCGAGGCCGAGCGGACCGCGCTGGAGGCCGCCCGGGTGGCGCGCGAGGCCGAGGCGCAGGCCGCGGAGGCGCGCCAGCGCGAGACCGAGGCCGCCGAGGAGGCGGAACGCGCCGCCGAGGCCGTGCGGACGAATGCGGCGCTCCAGGCCGATCAGAAGGCTGCGCGCGACGCCCGATACGCGGCCCGCAAGGCGCGCCGTCGCGGGTGA
- a CDS encoding cold-shock protein, giving the protein MTIGTVKWFNVQKGFGFIQPDDGGKDVFVHISAVERSGMQTLSEGQKVSYEMETDRRSGKQSAGNLRAA; this is encoded by the coding sequence ATGACCATCGGCACCGTGAAGTGGTTCAACGTCCAGAAGGGTTTCGGCTTCATCCAACCGGATGACGGCGGCAAGGACGTGTTCGTGCACATCTCCGCCGTCGAGCGGTCGGGCATGCAGACCCTGTCGGAAGGACAGAAGGTCTCTTACGAGATGGAAACCGACCGCCGCAGCGGCAAGCAATCGGCCGGCAACCTGCGCGCCGCGTAA
- a CDS encoding NADH:flavin oxidoreductase has translation MPDLFSPFTLKDVTLRNRIAMSPMTMHRSVDGAMGDYHVMLYGSRAAGGFGLVFPEQIAITPEGRTTTACAGIWDDRHVEGLARVTRIIREMGGVPAIQLGHTGRKGSEQKPWEGKLQLPPDHPDGWQLKAPSPISYGGRYTYPVQELTVEEIAGIHRAYAEAARRAVEAGFEWLEMHFAHGYLGASFFSPLANQRTDRYGGSLDNRLRFHLEALDAVRAVWPERLPLTMRLGSDDLHPDGVQFDEAVVAVGRMKAHGLDLADLSIGFNTDAMTDPPFARMSFMVERGTRVRREVGIPVGVSWNLGLPAVADRVIRDELIDLVFLGRPALSNPHWPVWAARELAHPDPFALVPEDWGWWLRNFRAHEACIGWPAPGAVTA, from the coding sequence ATGCCCGACCTGTTCAGCCCCTTCACCCTCAAGGACGTCACGCTCCGCAACCGGATCGCGATGTCGCCGATGACCATGCACCGGTCGGTCGACGGGGCGATGGGCGACTACCACGTCATGCTCTACGGCTCGCGGGCGGCCGGCGGGTTCGGGCTCGTCTTCCCCGAGCAGATCGCGATCACCCCGGAAGGGCGCACCACCACCGCCTGCGCGGGCATCTGGGACGACCGGCACGTCGAGGGCCTCGCCCGCGTCACCCGCATCATCCGGGAGATGGGCGGGGTACCGGCGATCCAGCTCGGGCATACCGGGCGGAAAGGCAGCGAGCAGAAGCCCTGGGAGGGCAAGCTGCAACTGCCGCCGGACCATCCCGACGGCTGGCAGCTCAAGGCCCCCTCCCCGATCTCCTACGGCGGCCGCTACACCTACCCGGTCCAGGAACTGACGGTCGAGGAGATCGCCGGCATCCACCGGGCCTACGCGGAGGCCGCCCGCCGGGCCGTCGAGGCCGGGTTCGAGTGGCTGGAGATGCACTTCGCCCACGGCTATCTCGGCGCGAGCTTCTTCTCGCCCCTCGCCAACCAGCGCACGGACCGATACGGCGGCAGCCTCGACAACCGGCTCCGGTTCCACCTCGAGGCGCTCGACGCCGTGCGGGCGGTCTGGCCGGAGCGCCTGCCGCTCACCATGCGGCTCGGCTCCGACGACCTCCACCCGGACGGCGTGCAGTTCGACGAAGCGGTGGTGGCGGTCGGGCGGATGAAGGCGCACGGCCTCGACCTCGCCGACCTGTCGATCGGCTTCAACACCGACGCGATGACCGATCCGCCCTTCGCCCGGATGTCGTTCATGGTCGAGCGCGGCACGCGGGTGCGACGCGAGGTCGGGATCCCGGTCGGGGTGAGCTGGAATCTCGGCCTGCCGGCAGTGGCCGACCGGGTGATCCGCGACGAGCTGATCGACCTCGTCTTCCTCGGCCGGCCGGCCCTGTCGAACCCGCACTGGCCGGTCTGGGCGGCGCGGGAGCTGGCGCATCCCGACCCGTTCGCGCTGGTGCCGGAGGATTGGGGCTGGTGGCTGCGCAACTTCCGCGCCCACGAGGCCTGCATCGGCTGGCCCGCCCCGGGGGCGGTCACCGCCTAA
- the gatB gene encoding Asp-tRNA(Asn)/Glu-tRNA(Gln) amidotransferase subunit GatB, translated as MNAPVNPKKLIKGALGDWEVVIGMEIHAQVTSRSKLFSGAPTAFGAEPNDNVSLVDAAMPGMLPVINRECVAQAVRTGLGLKAQINHRSVFDRKNYFYPDLPQGYQISQYKSPIVGEGEVLVDLPDGESIRVGIERLHLEQDAGKSLHDQSPTMSFVDLNRSGVALMEIVSKPDLRSSEEAKAYVTKLRTILRYLGTCDGDMEKGNLRADVNVSVRKPGDPFGTRCEIKNVNSIRFIGQAIEVEARRQIAIIEDGGTIDQETRLFDPNKGETRSMRSKEEAHDYRYFPDPDLLPLEFDQAFVDGLAAGLPELPDAKKARFIDAYGLSPYDATVLVAERASADYFEAVAKGRDGKIAANWVINELFGRLNKEGKGIEDSPVSADQLGAIVDLIGDGTISGKIAKDVFEIVWSEGGDPRQVVESRGLRQVTDTGAIEAAIDQIIAANPDKVEQAKAKPTLLGWFVGQTMKATGGKANPAAVNALLKAKLGIE; from the coding sequence ATGAACGCTCCCGTGAACCCCAAGAAGCTGATCAAGGGCGCGCTGGGCGACTGGGAGGTGGTGATCGGCATGGAGATCCATGCCCAGGTCACCAGCCGCTCGAAGCTGTTTTCCGGCGCGCCGACCGCCTTCGGGGCCGAGCCGAACGACAACGTCTCGCTGGTCGACGCCGCGATGCCCGGCATGCTGCCGGTGATCAACCGCGAATGCGTCGCGCAGGCGGTGCGCACGGGCTTAGGCCTCAAGGCGCAGATCAACCACCGCTCGGTGTTCGACCGGAAGAACTACTTCTACCCGGACCTGCCCCAGGGCTACCAGATCAGCCAGTACAAGAGCCCGATCGTCGGCGAGGGCGAGGTGCTGGTCGACCTGCCCGACGGCGAGAGCATCCGGGTCGGGATCGAGCGCCTGCACCTCGAGCAGGATGCCGGCAAGTCGCTGCACGACCAGTCCCCGACGATGAGCTTCGTCGACCTCAACCGGTCGGGCGTGGCGCTGATGGAGATCGTCTCGAAGCCGGACCTGCGCTCGTCGGAGGAGGCCAAGGCCTACGTGACGAAGCTGCGCACCATCCTGCGCTATCTCGGCACCTGCGACGGCGACATGGAGAAGGGCAATCTCCGGGCCGACGTGAACGTCTCGGTGCGCAAGCCCGGCGACCCCTTCGGCACCCGCTGCGAGATCAAGAACGTCAACTCGATCCGCTTCATCGGCCAGGCGATCGAGGTCGAGGCGCGGCGCCAGATCGCGATCATCGAGGATGGCGGCACGATCGACCAGGAGACCCGCCTGTTCGACCCGAACAAGGGCGAGACCCGCTCGATGCGCTCGAAGGAAGAGGCGCACGATTACCGCTACTTCCCCGATCCGGACCTGCTGCCGCTCGAATTCGACCAGGCCTTCGTCGACGGCCTCGCCGCCGGCCTGCCGGAGCTGCCCGACGCCAAGAAGGCCCGCTTCATCGACGCGTACGGCCTCTCGCCCTACGACGCGACGGTGCTGGTGGCCGAGCGTGCGTCCGCCGACTACTTCGAGGCGGTGGCCAAGGGCCGCGACGGCAAGATCGCGGCGAACTGGGTCATCAACGAGCTGTTCGGCCGCCTGAACAAGGAGGGCAAGGGCATCGAGGACAGCCCGGTCTCGGCGGACCAGCTCGGCGCGATCGTCGACCTCATCGGCGACGGCACCATCTCGGGCAAGATCGCCAAGGACGTGTTCGAGATCGTCTGGAGCGAGGGCGGCGACCCGCGCCAGGTCGTCGAGAGCCGCGGCCTGCGCCAGGTCACCGATACCGGCGCGATCGAGGCGGCGATCGACCAGATCATCGCGGCCAATCCCGACAAGGTCGAGCAGGCCAAGGCCAAGCCGACCCTGCTCGGCTGGTTCGTCGGCCAGACCATGAAGGCGACGGGCGGCAAGGCCAACCCGGCGGCGGTGAACGCGCTGCTGAAGGCGAAGCTCGGGATCGAGTAA